One Triticum dicoccoides isolate Atlit2015 ecotype Zavitan chromosome 5B, WEW_v2.0, whole genome shotgun sequence genomic window carries:
- the LOC119305294 gene encoding uncharacterized protein LOC119305294 isoform X1 produces the protein MGGRRDHGQCPAEVVLHLRRLDALLKDHGLDHTAHTLEMEAGLFFEAAHLEQLVRQGLWASAHRYLRRFSALWDGDGAATQYATLLSSLSHHSILAWLACRGDEGGRAASFLRPSDEAIRTACPEEARRKDMYCSMTSQQARASVNWEDIKLETLTRVQELVDLRPNLDCLLKNRLPRHKPTPQDVIPLGILTSLRGSQRYRRKRVNHKPACDLAYFVLHKRLPDISLVPDCN, from the exons ATGGGTGGGCGTCGTGATCACGGGCAGTGTCCCGCCGAGGTTGTTCTTCACCTCCGGCGGCTGGACGCTCTCCTCAAGGACCACGGCCTCGACCACACCGCCCACAC GCTGGAGATGGAGGCGGGCCTGTTCTTCGAGGCGGCGCATCTGGAGCAGCTGGTGAGGCAAGGGCTCTGGGCCTCCGCCCACCGCTACCTGCGCCGCTTCTCGGCCCTTTGGGACGGGGACGGCGCCGCCACCCAGTACGCCACCCTCCTCAGCAGCCTCTCCCACCACTCTATACTTGCCTGGCTGGCCTGCCGCGGCGACGAAGGCGGTCGCGCTGCCTCTTTCCTCAGGCCCTCGGATGAGGCCATCCGCACGGCCTGCCCCGAGGAAGCCCGACGCAAGGACATGTACTGCTCCATGACTTCCCAACAAGCCAG AGCATCCGTGAACTGGGAGGATATAAAGCTCGAGACCTTGACGAGGGTGCAAGAGTTGGTTGATCTGCGTCCCAACCTGGACTGCCTGCTGAAAAATCGATTGCCACGACACAAGCCCACGCCGCAGGATGTCATTCCTCTTGG CATACTGACCAGCTTACGGGGGTCTCAGAGATACCGGAGGAAGAGAGTCAACCATAAGCCGGCATGTGATCTCGCGTATTTTGTTCTACACAAGAG GCTGCCCGATATTAGTTTGGTGCCAGACTGCAACTAA
- the LOC119305294 gene encoding uncharacterized protein LOC119305294 isoform X2, with translation MGGRRDHGQCPAEVVLHLRRLDALLKDHGLDHTAHTLEMEAGLFFEAAHLEQLVRQGLWASAHRYLRRFSALWDGDGAATQYATLLSSLSHHSILAWLACRGDEGGRAASFLRPSDEAIRTACPEEARRKDMYCSMTSQQARASVNWEDIKLETLTRVQELVDLRPNLDCLLKNRLPRHKPTPQDVIPLGLRGSQRYRRKRVNHKPACDLAYFVLHKRLPDISLVPDCN, from the exons ATGGGTGGGCGTCGTGATCACGGGCAGTGTCCCGCCGAGGTTGTTCTTCACCTCCGGCGGCTGGACGCTCTCCTCAAGGACCACGGCCTCGACCACACCGCCCACAC GCTGGAGATGGAGGCGGGCCTGTTCTTCGAGGCGGCGCATCTGGAGCAGCTGGTGAGGCAAGGGCTCTGGGCCTCCGCCCACCGCTACCTGCGCCGCTTCTCGGCCCTTTGGGACGGGGACGGCGCCGCCACCCAGTACGCCACCCTCCTCAGCAGCCTCTCCCACCACTCTATACTTGCCTGGCTGGCCTGCCGCGGCGACGAAGGCGGTCGCGCTGCCTCTTTCCTCAGGCCCTCGGATGAGGCCATCCGCACGGCCTGCCCCGAGGAAGCCCGACGCAAGGACATGTACTGCTCCATGACTTCCCAACAAGCCAG AGCATCCGTGAACTGGGAGGATATAAAGCTCGAGACCTTGACGAGGGTGCAAGAGTTGGTTGATCTGCGTCCCAACCTGGACTGCCTGCTGAAAAATCGATTGCCACGACACAAGCCCACGCCGCAGGATGTCATTCCTCTTGG CTTACGGGGGTCTCAGAGATACCGGAGGAAGAGAGTCAACCATAAGCCGGCATGTGATCTCGCGTATTTTGTTCTACACAAGAG GCTGCCCGATATTAGTTTGGTGCCAGACTGCAACTAA